In Microbacterium pumilum, the following proteins share a genomic window:
- a CDS encoding serine hydrolase — protein sequence MGTPPEPNRAAESQRGSRRSLNRRLPRRAAAGRRSFASTLKALDDLAAAGAKVSVSVTDLDRGTAVLAGDDFVTLPVAGLGIVPLLIEVAAGFESGRLDPLEIIERSSVEPVGVAGVWQHLKAPALPLSDLAVLTASTGDALAANALLARVGLPAVRARIEDLGLQRMALLDQFRDERGPDDAPHFALGSARELAQVFDALVNSQAVSVGVSAQVAEWLSLNHDLSLVASATGLDPFSHENDEHGLLFVNKTGRDAGVRVEAGVLAGPRAGVSYALIVCFDDLSIMHRMRAHEAFRTLGTDLMEYVF from the coding sequence GTGGGCACGCCCCCAGAGCCCAACAGGGCAGCAGAGTCGCAGCGGGGGTCGCGACGAAGCCTCAACCGACGTCTTCCCAGGCGGGCGGCGGCCGGTCGCCGCTCGTTCGCCTCGACCTTGAAGGCGCTCGATGACCTCGCCGCCGCCGGTGCGAAGGTCTCGGTGAGCGTCACGGATCTCGATCGAGGCACGGCAGTGCTGGCGGGAGACGATTTCGTGACGTTGCCCGTAGCCGGGCTCGGCATCGTGCCGCTGCTCATCGAAGTGGCCGCGGGCTTCGAATCGGGTCGCCTGGATCCGCTCGAGATCATCGAGCGCTCGTCGGTCGAACCGGTCGGTGTCGCCGGCGTGTGGCAGCACCTCAAGGCTCCGGCACTCCCGCTGTCGGATCTCGCGGTGCTGACGGCGTCGACGGGAGACGCACTGGCGGCGAACGCACTCCTCGCCCGCGTCGGCCTGCCGGCAGTCCGCGCACGGATCGAAGATCTGGGCCTCCAGCGCATGGCGCTGCTCGACCAGTTCCGTGACGAGCGGGGGCCGGATGACGCCCCCCACTTCGCGCTCGGATCAGCCCGTGAGCTCGCCCAGGTCTTCGACGCGCTCGTCAACTCGCAGGCCGTGTCGGTCGGCGTGAGCGCCCAGGTCGCGGAGTGGCTGAGCCTCAACCACGACCTTTCGCTCGTCGCGTCGGCCACCGGCCTCGACCCGTTCTCGCACGAGAACGACGAGCACGGTCTGCTCTTCGTCAACAAGACCGGTCGGGATGCCGGCGTCCGCGTCGAAGCCGGTGTTCTGGCAGGCCCCCGCGCGGGTGTGTCGTACGCGCTCATCGTGTGCTTCGACGACCTGTCGATCATGCACCGGATGCGGGCGCACGAGGCATTCCGGACGCTGGGCACCGACCTCATGGAGTACGTGTTCTAG
- a CDS encoding MerR family transcriptional regulator: MKIGDLSERTGIPTRMLRYYEQQGLLEASRTPNGYRSYDDSDVERATRVRGLIQAGLSTRMARVVLDIERQSELATPPDCSRALAEQLAEELEALEARLSCLTKSRDAVALYLERSRNGDLIPQPAGADAGRRAS, from the coding sequence ATGAAGATCGGCGACCTGTCGGAGCGCACCGGGATACCGACCCGGATGCTGCGCTACTACGAGCAGCAGGGTCTCCTCGAGGCGAGCCGCACGCCGAACGGCTACCGCTCGTACGACGACTCAGATGTGGAACGCGCCACCCGAGTGCGCGGGCTGATCCAGGCAGGACTCTCGACGCGGATGGCGCGGGTCGTGCTCGACATCGAGCGCCAGAGCGAGCTCGCGACACCGCCTGACTGCTCTCGCGCGCTCGCCGAGCAGCTGGCCGAAGAGCTCGAGGCGCTCGAGGCCCGCCTGTCGTGCCTGACGAAGAGCCGCGACGCCGTAGCGCTGTATCTCGAGCGATCCCGGAACGGCGACCTGATCCCCCAGCCCGCCGGCGCCGACGCCGGTCGTCGAGCGAGCTGA
- a CDS encoding RNA-binding S4 domain-containing protein, with amino-acid sequence MSNPTPIDDVPIGGEAIRLGQFLKFAGLLDSGGNVKEAIIDGYVTVNGEVDRRRGRQLQLGDIVTFEGRTIRVCR; translated from the coding sequence ATGTCGAACCCCACTCCGATCGACGACGTGCCGATCGGCGGTGAGGCCATCCGACTCGGGCAGTTCCTCAAGTTCGCGGGGCTCCTCGACTCCGGTGGAAACGTGAAAGAGGCCATCATCGACGGGTACGTGACGGTCAACGGCGAGGTCGATCGTCGCCGCGGGCGGCAGCTGCAGCTCGGCGACATCGTCACCTTCGAAGGACGCACGATCCGCGTCTGCCGGTGA
- a CDS encoding semialdehyde dehydrogenase, translating to MSGSGTFAFTVHPRARLGEDLARLWKPLRHLPEAFYDTALRRLPLPPVTMAAVRIGGESVGHVVLVPFGARHLLADIEGGRRRVGLAVDRAVALGADVVGLGALTATVTAGGATLRERTDIGVTNGNAFTAAIVEDQIRMLLPRVAERAGRPHIAVVGASGSVGTAVTKLLARDPAGTRLTLIARTAPRVNALAASVAADVEVSVAHTIDAVVDADLVVLLTASADALLGAEHVAPGAVVIDATQPRNTSPRLAVDRPDVLVVDGGIVSIPSLRIMGGDIGLPDGRSYACFAETAILALTGHTGHFAVGNPTLDQVDEIRERAYALRHLGFHAAEPSSFGRPVSLEPRTAVIA from the coding sequence GTGTCCGGTTCCGGAACCTTCGCGTTCACCGTCCATCCCCGCGCACGCCTCGGCGAGGATCTCGCCCGCCTCTGGAAGCCGTTGAGACACCTGCCCGAGGCGTTCTACGACACCGCCCTCCGTCGGCTGCCGCTTCCGCCGGTGACGATGGCGGCCGTTCGCATCGGCGGAGAATCCGTCGGGCATGTGGTCCTCGTCCCGTTCGGTGCACGGCACCTGCTCGCGGACATCGAGGGCGGCAGGCGCCGGGTGGGCCTGGCCGTCGACCGGGCGGTCGCCCTCGGCGCGGACGTGGTCGGTCTCGGCGCGCTCACGGCGACGGTCACCGCCGGGGGAGCCACGCTTCGCGAGCGCACCGACATCGGCGTGACGAACGGCAACGCGTTCACCGCCGCTATCGTCGAGGACCAGATCCGGATGCTGCTCCCCCGCGTGGCGGAGCGCGCCGGCCGTCCGCACATCGCCGTCGTCGGCGCAAGCGGCAGCGTGGGCACGGCCGTGACGAAGCTGCTGGCTCGGGACCCCGCAGGCACGCGTCTGACACTCATCGCGCGCACCGCGCCCCGGGTGAATGCGCTTGCAGCATCCGTAGCCGCCGATGTGGAGGTCTCGGTCGCGCACACCATCGACGCGGTCGTCGACGCCGACCTGGTCGTGCTGCTGACGGCGTCGGCGGATGCGCTGCTCGGCGCCGAGCACGTGGCTCCCGGAGCGGTGGTGATCGACGCGACACAGCCACGGAACACGTCACCCCGGCTCGCCGTGGACCGACCGGACGTGCTCGTCGTGGACGGCGGCATCGTCTCGATCCCCAGTCTGAGGATCATGGGCGGCGACATCGGACTGCCCGACGGCCGCTCGTATGCGTGCTTCGCAGAGACCGCGATCCTCGCGCTCACCGGACACACCGGCCATTTCGCGGTGGGCAATCCGACGCTCGACCAGGTCGACGAGATCCGTGAGCGAGCCTATGCACTCCGCCACTTGGGATTCCATGCTGCTGAGCCCTCGAGCTTCGGCAGACCGGTCTCCCTCGAGCCCCGGACGGCGGTGATCGCATGA
- a CDS encoding YciI family protein encodes MTKYLIAFNDEWVPLHTPDELRRKSEASQAVLEEMQAAGVFLYADGGIDASTAVFSVVSKDGKPIFTDGPFVETKEHLGGFTVVDVADDEAARYWAGRLAVSLDWPQEVHRFPSDLAEIIERQSPESD; translated from the coding sequence GTGACGAAATATCTGATCGCATTCAACGACGAGTGGGTGCCCTTGCACACCCCCGACGAATTGCGCAGAAAGAGCGAGGCCTCGCAAGCCGTGCTCGAGGAGATGCAGGCGGCAGGCGTCTTCCTCTACGCGGACGGAGGGATCGATGCCTCGACCGCGGTCTTCAGCGTCGTGAGCAAGGATGGCAAGCCGATCTTCACCGATGGGCCGTTCGTCGAGACCAAGGAGCACCTCGGCGGCTTCACCGTCGTGGACGTGGCGGACGATGAGGCCGCGCGCTACTGGGCAGGCCGGCTGGCCGTCTCACTGGACTGGCCCCAGGAGGTGCACCGGTTCCCCTCAGATCTCGCGGAGATCATCGAACGGCAGTCGCCCGAGAGTGACTGA
- a CDS encoding nucleotidyltransferase domain-containing protein, producing MFTDSDLQSLARELASVPGVAGVALGGSRARGTHRPDSDVDLGVYVRPDLDRAELSAVATRWSDAETVIGEAGSWGLWVDSGAWLKVDGTSVDLILRDVQRVTDQCRRAVRGQFAFHHQPGHPLGFLDIAYAGEVALCVPVADSSGLLRSLAQSLSPYPAALRRSILHSLWQVDFLLDGAGKSVDLDDVGYVTLCTTHAVMLLAHGWHAAAGQWVVNEKGLIPAVSRLSIDTHDFSKRAATLLGAIGATRAQMRQSIDQARQLPRPDLERDAG from the coding sequence ATGTTCACGGACTCAGATCTGCAGAGTCTCGCGAGAGAGCTGGCTTCGGTACCCGGCGTGGCAGGCGTCGCTCTCGGCGGCAGCAGGGCGCGCGGCACTCACCGGCCCGACTCGGACGTCGACCTCGGGGTCTATGTGCGGCCCGATCTCGACCGAGCGGAACTCTCGGCGGTGGCGACACGGTGGTCGGACGCCGAGACGGTGATCGGCGAGGCCGGAAGCTGGGGGCTGTGGGTCGACAGCGGCGCCTGGCTGAAAGTCGACGGCACCAGCGTCGACCTCATCCTGCGCGACGTGCAGCGCGTGACCGATCAGTGCCGGCGCGCGGTTCGCGGACAATTCGCGTTCCACCACCAGCCCGGCCATCCCCTCGGATTTCTGGACATCGCCTACGCCGGCGAAGTCGCCCTCTGCGTTCCCGTCGCCGACTCCTCGGGACTGCTCCGATCGCTGGCGCAATCACTGAGCCCGTACCCCGCGGCGCTCCGACGATCGATACTCCACAGTCTGTGGCAGGTGGACTTCCTCCTGGACGGCGCGGGGAAGAGCGTGGACCTGGACGATGTCGGATACGTCACGCTGTGCACCACGCATGCGGTCATGCTTCTCGCTCACGGATGGCACGCCGCGGCAGGACAGTGGGTCGTCAATGAGAAAGGTCTGATCCCGGCGGTGAGCCGCCTTTCCATCGACACGCACGACTTCAGCAAGCGCGCGGCAACGCTGCTCGGCGCGATCGGAGCCACCCGCGCTCAGATGCGCCAGTCCATAGACCAGGCACGTCAACTGCCTCGCCCGGACCTCGAGCGTGACGCCGGCTAG
- a CDS encoding Gfo/Idh/MocA family oxidoreductase, with protein sequence MTVRIVHVGLGGWGGNWASTVIPTVPEVEVVAIVDPHTPTLKSVASEIGVSAELSFGSLSDALAAVEAEAVVITSPVATHVPLALEALEAGKHVLVEKPLANTVEEAQRAASRAEELGLILQVSQNYRNYPAPHAVRRLLKDGALGELAAINIDFRKWDNDAPKKTHRHYAFPHPMINDMAIHHFDLLRMITGHEAVNVFAKVGDPSFSKYDEEASAVITIEMEDGLVISYRGSWLSRGPETAWAGDWSIQGEKGELFFTSRGGGEKEDASGDVVTLRRPGKRKAKRLALEDTALHDRAAGLEIFARAVTGGPAPESTARENLGSLALMEAAARSASSGRVEPVQRP encoded by the coding sequence TTGACCGTACGTATTGTGCATGTCGGCCTCGGGGGGTGGGGCGGCAACTGGGCCAGCACCGTCATCCCCACCGTCCCCGAGGTCGAGGTCGTCGCGATCGTCGACCCACACACTCCCACTCTCAAGTCCGTCGCGTCGGAGATCGGGGTCTCCGCCGAACTGTCGTTCGGCTCGTTGAGCGACGCCTTGGCGGCGGTCGAGGCCGAGGCCGTCGTCATCACGTCACCGGTTGCGACCCACGTGCCCTTGGCGTTGGAGGCGCTCGAAGCGGGGAAGCACGTGCTCGTCGAGAAGCCGCTCGCGAACACCGTGGAAGAGGCGCAGCGCGCCGCCTCGCGTGCGGAAGAACTCGGGCTGATCCTCCAGGTCAGTCAGAACTACCGCAACTACCCCGCCCCCCATGCGGTGCGCAGACTCCTGAAGGACGGTGCGCTCGGCGAGCTGGCCGCGATCAACATCGACTTCCGCAAGTGGGACAACGACGCGCCCAAGAAGACGCACCGGCACTACGCGTTCCCGCATCCGATGATCAACGACATGGCCATCCACCACTTCGACCTGCTCCGGATGATCACCGGGCACGAGGCGGTGAACGTGTTCGCAAAGGTGGGCGACCCCTCCTTCAGCAAGTACGACGAAGAAGCCTCCGCCGTCATCACGATCGAGATGGAAGACGGGCTCGTCATCAGCTATCGCGGCAGCTGGCTGAGCCGGGGACCCGAGACGGCGTGGGCGGGCGACTGGAGCATCCAGGGCGAAAAGGGCGAACTCTTCTTCACTTCGCGCGGTGGTGGCGAGAAGGAGGATGCTTCAGGGGATGTGGTGACCCTCCGGCGTCCTGGGAAGCGCAAGGCGAAGAGACTGGCGCTGGAGGACACCGCGTTGCACGACCGCGCTGCCGGCCTGGAGATCTTCGCGCGGGCGGTCACCGGCGGCCCGGCACCGGAGAGCACCGCCCGTGAGAACCTGGGCAGCCTGGCCCTCATGGAAGCGGCTGCACGCTCGGCCAGCTCGGGGCGGGTAGAACCAGTCCAGCGTCCGTGA
- a CDS encoding M13 family metallopeptidase, with protein sequence MTDAPESGLALDELSAEIRPQDDLFRYVNGAWIERTAIPDDKARWGSFHLIAEQAEKDVHAIIEESQTAEPGTEARKIGDLYTSFMDTERIASLGGSPLVEQLARVDAVTSIPEFLRTVGELERDGVAGLVHLYIEPDPGNPQRYVPFFIQGGLSLPDESYYRLENFEATRTAFRAHVQKMLELAEVADAGPSADRIVALETELATHHWDNVKSRDAVATYNLKSWDELGALIGIDLTPWLEGVAPTHPDGFAEVNVYQPSFIEGLGSLLVEERLEDWKAWLRFSIVHASAAFLSDEFVAENFAFYGTQLTGVPVNRERWKRGVGLTEAALGEAIGRVYVDRHFPPSAKVAMDELVGNLIEAYRQSIAELEWMSPETRERALAKLDAFTPKIGYPVKWKDYSTLEIDAGDLIGNVRRAHIHEHDRQLDKVGQPIDRDEWYMTPQTVNAYYNPLMNEIVFPAAILQYPFFDAERDAAANYGGIGAVIGHEIGHGFDDQGSRFDGDGSLRDWWTDDDRTAFEERTSNLIAQYDELTPLGLEGDHKVNGALTIGENIGDLGGLGIALKAYALHLNPKASVAEPVEASEPDEGSETEGETVVGPVIDGFTGIQRLLLSWGQIWQQKGRDAETIRLLTIDPHSPNEFRCNQIVRNIDAFYDAFDVTESDALWLDADKRVTIW encoded by the coding sequence ATGACCGATGCCCCCGAATCGGGTCTGGCGCTCGACGAGCTCAGTGCTGAGATCCGCCCCCAGGACGACCTGTTCCGCTATGTCAACGGCGCGTGGATCGAACGCACCGCGATCCCCGACGACAAGGCGCGGTGGGGCTCGTTCCACCTCATCGCCGAGCAGGCGGAGAAGGACGTCCACGCGATCATCGAAGAGTCGCAGACGGCCGAGCCGGGCACCGAGGCCCGCAAGATCGGCGATCTGTACACGAGCTTCATGGACACCGAGCGCATCGCGTCGCTCGGCGGCTCGCCGCTCGTCGAGCAGCTCGCCCGAGTGGATGCCGTGACGAGCATCCCCGAGTTCCTCCGCACCGTCGGCGAACTCGAGCGTGACGGCGTCGCCGGACTGGTCCACCTGTACATCGAGCCCGATCCGGGCAACCCGCAGCGGTACGTGCCGTTCTTCATCCAGGGCGGACTTTCGCTGCCGGACGAGAGCTACTACCGGCTCGAGAACTTCGAGGCGACCCGCACGGCATTCCGCGCGCACGTGCAGAAGATGCTCGAGCTCGCGGAAGTGGCGGATGCCGGCCCCTCCGCCGACCGCATCGTGGCGCTCGAGACCGAGCTCGCCACGCACCACTGGGACAACGTCAAGAGCCGTGACGCCGTCGCGACCTACAACCTGAAGTCGTGGGATGAGCTCGGCGCCCTCATCGGCATCGACCTGACCCCGTGGCTCGAGGGCGTCGCACCGACTCACCCCGACGGGTTCGCCGAGGTGAACGTCTACCAGCCGAGCTTCATCGAAGGTCTCGGCTCGCTGCTCGTCGAGGAGCGGCTGGAGGACTGGAAGGCTTGGCTGCGCTTCTCCATCGTCCACGCGAGCGCCGCGTTCCTGTCCGACGAGTTCGTCGCCGAGAACTTCGCGTTCTACGGCACGCAGCTGACCGGTGTGCCGGTCAACCGTGAGCGCTGGAAGCGCGGCGTCGGCCTCACCGAGGCCGCGCTCGGCGAGGCGATCGGGCGCGTCTATGTCGACCGGCACTTCCCGCCCAGCGCGAAGGTCGCAATGGACGAGCTCGTCGGCAACCTCATCGAGGCCTATCGGCAGTCCATCGCCGAGCTCGAGTGGATGAGCCCCGAGACCCGCGAGCGCGCCCTCGCCAAACTCGACGCGTTCACGCCGAAGATCGGCTACCCGGTCAAGTGGAAGGACTACTCGACCCTCGAGATCGACGCGGGTGACCTCATCGGCAACGTCCGGCGTGCGCACATCCACGAGCACGATCGCCAGCTCGACAAGGTCGGCCAGCCGATCGATCGCGACGAGTGGTACATGACGCCGCAGACCGTCAACGCGTACTACAACCCGCTCATGAACGAGATCGTGTTCCCGGCGGCGATCCTGCAGTACCCGTTCTTCGATGCTGAGCGGGATGCCGCGGCGAACTACGGCGGCATCGGGGCAGTGATCGGGCACGAGATCGGCCATGGCTTCGACGATCAGGGCAGCCGCTTCGACGGCGACGGATCGCTGCGCGACTGGTGGACCGATGACGATCGCACCGCCTTCGAAGAGCGGACGTCCAACCTGATCGCGCAGTACGACGAGCTCACGCCCCTCGGACTCGAGGGTGACCACAAGGTCAACGGCGCGCTGACGATCGGCGAGAACATCGGCGACCTCGGCGGTCTGGGCATCGCACTCAAGGCCTACGCGCTCCACCTCAATCCGAAGGCCTCGGTCGCTGAGCCTGTCGAAGCGTCCGAGCCCGACGAAGGGTCAGAGACCGAGGGCGAGACCGTCGTGGGCCCCGTGATCGACGGGTTCACCGGCATCCAGCGACTGCTTCTGAGCTGGGGACAGATCTGGCAGCAGAAGGGGCGGGATGCCGAGACCATTCGCCTGCTCACGATCGACCCGCACTCGCCGAACGAGTTCCGCTGCAATCAGATCGTCCGCAACATCGACGCGTTCTACGATGCCTTCGACGTCACTGAGTCCGACGCCCTCTGGCTCGACGCCGACAAGCGCGTCACCATCTGGTGA
- a CDS encoding YkvA family protein — MWWSFLKAIKTREHRVAPTTWVAAVAALVYTVVPIDLIPELVLGPLGLVDDVGIWGIFAVLIVREQRRWQASLRPE, encoded by the coding sequence ATGTGGTGGAGCTTCCTGAAGGCGATCAAGACCCGAGAGCATCGGGTCGCACCGACGACATGGGTCGCGGCGGTCGCCGCTCTGGTCTACACCGTCGTTCCGATCGACTTGATCCCCGAGCTCGTCCTCGGCCCGTTGGGACTGGTGGACGACGTCGGCATCTGGGGCATCTTCGCGGTGCTCATCGTGCGTGAACAGCGTCGGTGGCAGGCGAGCCTCAGGCCGGAGTAG
- a CDS encoding MFS transporter: MTISTASVPVGTSPTRIPLGSLAILAFGVFVTVTAESLPAGLMPEMAADFGVEPVQIGLLISVWAATVILTSIPLSRASAAFDRRLVIGTALAVFALANLATAFVPAYGLAIGSRVVAALAHGVFWAVVIVYASSLLSPSHLGRGLSIVTAGGTAATVAGLPAATLLAQTLGWRIAFVVLALASLAIAAIVLIRMPRVVPERTVRARRDRGSLWRDPSLPAIAAFGAASVLIATAQFASFTYIRPYLEQSASIGADWTAGLLFVYGMAGMVGVVAAGFLADRFPRSALTATLLVFAAAFSVLTVWPGSIAAVVAGLVAWGFAIGAIFPIIQTALMRSSTDRTRTLASAGIVVLFNVGIAVGPWLGGMLGGATSPTTSTAVSAVTMAVAAAVGTGGVLLARHPNP; this comes from the coding sequence ATGACGATCTCCACCGCCTCCGTGCCGGTCGGCACCAGCCCGACGCGCATTCCCCTGGGCTCGCTCGCGATCCTGGCGTTCGGTGTGTTCGTGACCGTGACCGCGGAGTCGCTGCCTGCTGGCTTGATGCCCGAGATGGCAGCGGACTTCGGCGTCGAGCCCGTGCAGATCGGCCTGCTCATCTCGGTGTGGGCGGCGACCGTGATCCTCACGAGCATTCCACTGTCGCGGGCGTCGGCTGCGTTCGACCGACGGCTGGTGATCGGCACCGCGCTGGCCGTGTTCGCGCTCGCGAACCTCGCGACCGCCTTCGTTCCGGCCTACGGTCTCGCGATCGGGTCGCGAGTCGTCGCGGCCCTGGCTCACGGCGTGTTCTGGGCGGTCGTCATCGTCTACGCCAGCTCGCTGCTCTCGCCGTCGCACCTCGGTCGCGGACTCTCGATCGTCACCGCCGGCGGCACAGCCGCCACTGTGGCGGGCCTCCCTGCCGCGACCCTGCTGGCGCAGACGCTGGGATGGCGCATCGCCTTCGTCGTGCTCGCGCTCGCTTCCCTCGCCATCGCCGCCATCGTGCTGATCCGGATGCCGCGGGTCGTTCCCGAGCGCACCGTCCGTGCTCGCCGAGACCGCGGCTCGCTGTGGCGCGACCCGTCGCTGCCGGCGATCGCGGCGTTCGGCGCGGCATCCGTCCTCATCGCAACCGCCCAGTTCGCGTCGTTCACCTACATCCGCCCGTATCTCGAGCAGTCGGCGTCGATCGGCGCGGACTGGACGGCCGGGCTGCTCTTCGTCTACGGCATGGCCGGCATGGTCGGAGTGGTGGCGGCGGGCTTCCTCGCCGACCGGTTCCCCCGTAGCGCCCTGACCGCCACGCTGCTCGTGTTCGCTGCCGCGTTCTCGGTGCTGACGGTGTGGCCGGGCAGCATCGCCGCGGTGGTCGCAGGTCTCGTGGCATGGGGGTTCGCGATCGGTGCGATCTTCCCGATCATCCAGACGGCGCTGATGCGTTCGTCGACCGATCGCACGCGAACCCTGGCGAGCGCCGGCATCGTCGTGCTCTTCAACGTCGGCATCGCGGTCGGGCCGTGGCTCGGTGGGATGCTCGGGGGAGCCACCTCGCCGACCACCAGCACTGCGGTGTCGGCAGTCACGATGGCGGTCGCTGCGGCCGTGGGAACCGGGGGTGTGCTGCTGGCACGCCATCCGAATCCCTAG
- a CDS encoding MATE family efflux transporter codes for MTGTGPALNRDILRLAVPALGALIAEPLFLIVDSALVGHLGVTPLAGLGIASAVLQTIVGLMVFLAYSTTPAVARRFGAGSFSKAVSVGIDGMWLALAIGAVLALVGYLATPFLVGLFGATPAVSEQAVTYLGISMWGLPAMLIVFAATGLLRGMQDTVTPLWIAGIGFGANALLNWLFIYGLGWGIAGSAAGTVLAQWGMVGAFVVVIGRLARTHSASVRPHRQGVSGSARSGGWLFLRTVSLRIALLATVVVATGLGTEELAGWQVAFTIFSTAAFALDALAIAAQALIGKGLGAGEEDFVRRVLGRTVAWGVWFGVIVGAVIGALSGVIGLLFTGDPAIAALVQPALIVLAVAQPVCGVVFVLDGVLIGAGDARYLAIAGVLNLIPFVPALVLVAALHPTGAAGLAWLAVSFFGVYMLARLATLGWRVRGHTWMTVEV; via the coding sequence GTGACAGGAACCGGGCCGGCGCTGAACCGCGACATCCTGCGCCTCGCGGTCCCGGCGCTCGGCGCACTCATCGCCGAACCGCTGTTCCTCATCGTCGACTCGGCGCTCGTCGGGCACCTCGGGGTGACCCCGCTCGCCGGTCTCGGCATCGCGTCGGCCGTGCTGCAGACGATCGTCGGCCTGATGGTCTTCCTGGCATACTCGACGACCCCCGCCGTCGCGCGCCGGTTCGGCGCGGGCAGCTTCTCGAAGGCGGTCTCGGTCGGCATCGACGGGATGTGGCTGGCCCTGGCCATCGGCGCGGTCCTGGCCCTCGTGGGATACCTCGCCACGCCGTTCCTCGTCGGCCTCTTCGGCGCGACACCCGCCGTCTCGGAGCAGGCGGTGACGTATCTCGGGATCTCGATGTGGGGGCTGCCCGCGATGCTGATCGTGTTCGCGGCGACCGGACTCCTGCGCGGGATGCAGGACACGGTCACGCCGCTGTGGATCGCCGGAATCGGATTCGGCGCCAACGCCCTGCTCAATTGGCTGTTCATCTATGGCCTGGGGTGGGGCATCGCGGGGTCGGCGGCCGGCACCGTCCTCGCGCAGTGGGGCATGGTCGGCGCGTTCGTCGTGGTGATCGGACGGCTCGCGCGCACGCACTCGGCATCCGTCCGCCCGCACCGGCAGGGCGTGAGCGGATCGGCGCGGTCGGGCGGCTGGCTGTTCCTGCGAACGGTATCGCTGCGCATCGCCCTGCTCGCGACCGTGGTGGTCGCCACCGGCCTCGGTACCGAGGAGCTCGCCGGATGGCAGGTCGCCTTCACGATCTTCTCGACCGCGGCGTTCGCGCTCGACGCGCTCGCCATCGCCGCGCAGGCGCTCATCGGCAAGGGCCTCGGCGCCGGCGAGGAGGACTTCGTGCGCCGTGTGCTCGGTCGCACCGTGGCGTGGGGGGTGTGGTTCGGCGTCATCGTCGGAGCGGTCATCGGCGCGCTGTCGGGAGTCATCGGACTGCTCTTCACGGGTGACCCGGCTATCGCCGCGCTCGTCCAGCCCGCGCTCATCGTGCTCGCCGTGGCGCAGCCCGTGTGCGGTGTCGTGTTCGTGCTCGACGGCGTGCTCATCGGTGCCGGCGACGCCAGATACCTCGCGATCGCCGGAGTGCTCAACTTGATCCCGTTCGTCCCTGCGCTCGTGCTCGTCGCGGCGCTGCATCCGACCGGCGCGGCAGGACTCGCGTGGCTCGCGGTCTCGTTCTTCGGCGTGTACATGCTCGCTCGCCTGGCCACCCTCGGCTGGCGGGTGCGGGGCCATACCTGGATGACCGTCGAGGTCTGA